A genome region from Lytechinus pictus isolate F3 Inbred chromosome 14, Lp3.0, whole genome shotgun sequence includes the following:
- the LOC135156740 gene encoding uncharacterized protein LOC135156740 isoform X5, whose amino-acid sequence MPNQSTKKRDGRKCTRSKKRYAKRGKKSCMLPEKRCIDDMEMNQGFANVQSSCWWQEKRTRSSRGFLICNGHSVVLRTQSWQGVYKHCMS is encoded by the exons ATGCCAAACCAATCAACCAAGAAAAGGGACGGAAGAAAATGTACCAGATCAAAGAAGAGGTATgcaaagagggggaagaaatcCTGTATGTTGCCTGAAAAACGATGTATTGATGACATGGAAATGA ATCAAGGATTTGCGAATGTACAGAGTTCATGCTGGTGgcaagaaaaaagaacaag AAGCAGTCGAGGTTTCCTGATTTGTAATGGACACAGTGTTGTACTTCGTACTCAAAGCTGGCAAGGTGTGTACAAGCATTGCATGAG
- the LOC135156740 gene encoding uncharacterized protein LOC135156740 isoform X2, with amino-acid sequence MPNQSTKKRDGRKCTRSKKRSRICECTEFMLVARKKNKVKQGTRKTRTTKEDKTSKRTLPCPSNQADVKMKHVFKKCRSKWQLEEEIYEVVDKSPETFQDHVDPKGKKRRLTLETEAVEVS; translated from the exons ATGCCAAACCAATCAACCAAGAAAAGGGACGGAAGAAAATGTACCAGATCAAAGAAGAG ATCAAGGATTTGCGAATGTACAGAGTTCATGCTGGTGgcaagaaaaaagaacaaggTAAAGCAAGGAACAAGAAAG ACAAGAACAACTAAAGAAGATAAAACGTCAAAGAGAACCTTGCCATGTCCATCAAATCAGGCTGATGTTAAAATGAAGCATGTGTTCAAGAAGTGTAGATCCAAATGGCAGTTAGAAGAAGAAATTTATGAAGtagtggataagtctcctgaAACATTTCAAGATCATGTTGACCCAAAGGGAAAAAAACGTAGGCTTACGCTGGAGACTG AAGCAGTCGAGGTTTCCTGA
- the LOC135156740 gene encoding uncharacterized protein LOC135156740 isoform X7 encodes MKSALLTCQTNQPRKGTEENVPDQRRDQGFANVQSSCWWQEKRTRSSRGFLICNGHSVVLRTQSWQGVYKHCMS; translated from the exons ATGAAGAGTGCATTACTGACATGCCAAACCAATCAACCAAGAAAAGGGACGGAAGAAAATGTACCAGATCAAAGAAGAG ATCAAGGATTTGCGAATGTACAGAGTTCATGCTGGTGgcaagaaaaaagaacaag AAGCAGTCGAGGTTTCCTGATTTGTAATGGACACAGTGTTGTACTTCGTACTCAAAGCTGGCAAGGTGTGTACAAGCATTGCATGAG